A stretch of Myxococcus hansupus DNA encodes these proteins:
- a CDS encoding RNA polymerase sigma factor, producing the protein MSGHRIATVIRIPVAYTTGVHPDGFEEFAHRVRPMLLALAKRLCGQGGIDPEDLVQEALTRGLLHHGLLSAQPEPVYRAWLCRALTNHFLDQCRKRRSELLEQDRPELRLVRDAVAAPEPQAKESWEHISEQDFRNAIAQLANPRVREAYSLHASGLRYRAIAQRMGVPEGTVGSWLYQARKELKALLLPLIGSGDGGGGA; encoded by the coding sequence ATGAGCGGCCATCGCATTGCCACAGTCATTCGTATCCCTGTGGCCTACACTACGGGTGTGCATCCCGACGGGTTCGAGGAGTTCGCGCATCGTGTCAGGCCCATGTTGTTGGCCCTGGCGAAACGGTTGTGCGGTCAGGGGGGCATTGATCCCGAAGATTTGGTGCAGGAGGCGCTCACGCGAGGACTGCTGCACCACGGTCTGCTCTCCGCGCAGCCGGAGCCCGTCTACAGGGCGTGGTTGTGTCGAGCGCTCACCAATCACTTCCTCGACCAGTGCCGCAAGCGGCGCTCCGAGTTGCTGGAGCAGGACCGCCCGGAGCTGCGGCTGGTGCGCGACGCCGTGGCGGCGCCCGAGCCGCAGGCGAAAGAGTCCTGGGAGCACATCTCCGAGCAGGACTTCCGGAACGCCATCGCTCAGCTCGCCAACCCCCGTGTTCGCGAGGCGTATTCGCTGCACGCGTCCGGGCTGCGCTACCGCGCCATCGCGCAGCGCATGGGCGTCCCCGAAGGCACGGTGGGAAGCTGGCTCTATCAGGCACGCAAGGAGTTGAAGGCGCTGCTGCTGCCGCTCATCGGGAGTGGTGATGGCGGAGGCGGCGCATGA
- a CDS encoding sensor histidine kinase, giving the protein MGPLFAYSLVPVLSVSLLLCFTAAIRGHNARGLALYCLATAVWTAALLLLCIPSLSWVGERFVASGAFVAAAYLHSAYDVTEQRSYRLVVLAYGVAVVVTGIGVFLPDTLHGPLAMHRGPLFWPAMALAVASALVPLAHLARSYRNAAPERRPVLLSLGIAGLLAYLGSIGNATLLSGGYALPFGMYLVLAALLVLVHVINAHQPSADRKLLERSLLYSAIAAVLSAGFLFGVLTLLAGSGQPFLAEYRAGAFFLLVLSALAFEPVRQALQEWLGRRFFKDRATGTDLAVALAREEARADQASRLAELGQFTSAVAHEVRNPLGVLAAHLKLLERKGGDPDAVAAMREQIDRASHFVDELLRYGRPRPLDLRHVDLAATVALAYSTAKQGLGELAPEVLFDSEGDTSLTLEADQSQMSQVLVILIENALLALRDVPSPRLKVTFEASAGRLLVRVEDSGRGIPPELLPRLFQPFVTGRKREGPRPGTGLGLAIARGIIERHGGDVRAGQSDVLGGAAFEVTLPQAQPASISAAVA; this is encoded by the coding sequence ATGGGGCCTCTGTTCGCCTACAGCCTCGTGCCGGTCCTCTCTGTCTCGTTGCTGCTGTGTTTCACGGCCGCGATTCGGGGACACAACGCTCGGGGACTGGCGCTCTACTGTCTGGCGACGGCGGTGTGGACCGCGGCGCTGCTGCTCCTCTGCATCCCATCCCTGTCCTGGGTGGGCGAGCGCTTCGTGGCGAGCGGCGCCTTCGTCGCGGCGGCGTACCTGCACTCCGCCTATGACGTGACGGAGCAGCGCTCCTATCGCCTGGTGGTGCTCGCGTACGGCGTGGCGGTGGTGGTGACGGGCATTGGCGTCTTCCTGCCCGACACCCTCCATGGGCCGCTGGCGATGCATCGAGGGCCCTTGTTCTGGCCGGCCATGGCGTTGGCCGTGGCGTCGGCGCTGGTGCCGCTGGCGCATCTGGCGCGCTCCTACCGCAACGCGGCTCCCGAGCGGCGGCCCGTCCTCCTCAGTCTGGGCATCGCGGGCTTGCTCGCGTACCTCGGTAGCATCGGCAACGCCACGCTGCTGTCGGGCGGGTATGCGTTGCCGTTCGGCATGTATCTGGTGCTGGCGGCGCTGCTGGTGCTGGTGCATGTCATCAACGCGCATCAACCCTCCGCGGACCGGAAGTTGTTGGAGCGCAGCCTCTTGTACTCCGCCATCGCGGCGGTGCTGTCCGCGGGTTTCCTCTTCGGTGTGCTGACGTTGCTCGCGGGCAGCGGGCAGCCCTTCCTGGCCGAGTACCGCGCGGGCGCCTTCTTCCTGCTGGTGCTCTCCGCGCTCGCGTTCGAGCCGGTGCGACAAGCGCTTCAGGAGTGGTTGGGCCGCCGATTCTTCAAGGACCGTGCAACGGGCACGGACCTGGCGGTGGCGCTCGCGAGGGAGGAAGCACGCGCGGACCAGGCCTCACGTCTGGCGGAGCTGGGCCAGTTCACGTCCGCCGTGGCCCACGAGGTCCGCAATCCGCTGGGCGTGCTCGCGGCGCACCTCAAGCTGCTGGAGCGGAAGGGCGGAGACCCGGACGCCGTGGCCGCCATGCGGGAGCAGATCGACCGCGCCAGTCATTTCGTGGACGAGCTGCTTCGTTATGGCCGGCCGCGTCCGCTGGACCTGCGCCACGTGGACCTCGCCGCCACCGTGGCCCTGGCCTACTCCACCGCGAAACAGGGACTGGGCGAACTGGCGCCCGAAGTTCTTTTCGATTCGGAGGGCGACACCTCCCTGACGTTGGAGGCCGACCAGTCGCAGATGTCCCAGGTGTTGGTCATCCTCATCGAGAATGCCTTGCTCGCCCTGCGTGACGTGCCCTCGCCCCGGCTGAAGGTGACGTTCGAGGCCTCGGCTGGTCGGCTGCTCGTCAGGGTGGAGGACAGCGGGCGCGGCATTCCTCCCGAGCTGCTGCCGCGTCTCTTCCAACCCTTCGTCACGGGTCGCAAGCGGGAGGGGCCTCGGCCGGGGACGGGCTTGGGGCTGGCCATCGCACGGGGAATCATCGAGCGGCATGGCGGTGATGTGCGTGCGGGGCAGTCGGACGTGCTGGGGGGCGCGGCCTTCGAAGTGACGCTGCCCCAGGCCCAGCCCGCATCGATTTCCGCCGCCGTCGCCTAG